Within the Gossypium raimondii isolate GPD5lz chromosome 12, ASM2569854v1, whole genome shotgun sequence genome, the region TAAATGCGAGTTGGTTGtttttcctctcttttcatCACCTTAAGCGCTAAGCATTGCCCACCCATCCTTCCTTTTTCTTAAACCCCAACCCTCTCTTGctatttcatttctcatttgATTTCAACAAAAAGAATGGATTTTTACGAATACCCATCCCGTTTTTCCCTCTCTTCACTTTCTTTGTTTGGTGATTTCGTCgaaaaggttaaatatttttgcaatttcGCTGTTTCTGCCATCCTTGGGAACATTTTCTCTGCGATCTTAACCTTCTTCTTTGCATTAGGTTGGTTtccttccttctttctttctcttttctcctcTATTTTGCTTCATTAAAGCTTTTTTTCATTGCAACCCCTTTGATTCTTGATCTATtcattgctgaaattttgctttttatagtaattattataatttcgCCATTgtgattatatttatatgaacaAAAGATGAAATCTGATTATGATTTTGTTCCatttatgaaaatgtttttgCGTGCTGACAAAGCTGTTGGGGGATTAATTTGTCAGTCATTTACTTATTTCCAATATAGACCTTGAATTAATGATGCTTAACATGTAAAAGGCTTTGGTGCATCAAGTTAGCCAATTTACGCTCAAATTTTGCTAAACAAGTTCATTTGCAGTGGGCACCTTGTTAGGGGCCATGACGGGGGCTTTGATAGGACAAGAAACGGAGAGTGGGTTCGTTCGAGGGGCTGCAGTTGGGGCCATCTCTGGTGCAGTTTTCTCAATCGAAGTCTTTGAGTCATCTCTAGTTCTTTGGCAATCCGACGAATCCAGGATCGGATGCTTACTTTACTTGGTCAGCAATTGTGCTTATTCCCCTGTTTTTATAGGTTTACTTGCTAGGCAATCAAAATCATTTCTTTTCATGCAAAATTTCAGATTGATGTCATTGCAAGCCTTCTAAGTGGGAGGCTTGTTCGTGAGCGAATCGGTCCGGCGATGTTGAGTGCAGTCCAAAGTCAGGTAAATGAAAAATGCTCTGCAATTTGATTGATATTTGCTCACGTCAAAGTTGAAACAGCAATTTACTTATGATGTAAGTTTGTGTTATCAGATGGGAGCTGCTGAAACAACTTTTGAGGATGTCCAGAACATATTTGACATTGGTGGTTCCAAAGGATTGGCTGGAGATTTGGTTGAGAAAATCCCAAAGATCATAATCACAAACAATAACAATGTGGATGCTTCCGGGGAGAAAATTTCCTGCTCAGTTTGTCTTCAGGTCTAACCCTAACCCTTGCAAATTTTTTCTGTAAAACTAGTTGGCATAACAAAGCTTATTGGGATTGAATCTTTGTTGCAGGACTTTCAGCTGGGAGAAACAGTTAGGAGCTTGCCGCAGTGCCACCACATGTTCCACCTACCTTGCATAGATAAGTGGCTTGTTAGTCATGGTTCTTGTCCATTGTGCAGAAGGGATCTGTAAtcttgcttcttcttttttttttttttccttttgtaaattatacaattagaTGAGTTCTTCATAGTTTATTTTATACCGTCGTTACTTGCCGGCCGGGGCATGTGTATTCGTTCATTATAATTAGTCCTTTGTATAAGTTTTTTTGATTTACAACTCAGGGGCCTCCTGAGAACGTAATACTTGATTTGTGTGATGTTTGAGGCCTTCTCAAATTGCCTATATAAAAATTGTGAACAATAAGGGTCTAGCTAAGAATCTTTGCAGTGTTTCCTATTAGTTAATCGGAGGAAGGCGCCGGCGGTGAGGGAACTGAACTTCGTTGAGATATCAATCAATCATTGCAAAGGTTAGATGAAATATTTAAGTATGGAAATATTATGAGAGCTAATTTCTCAGTCTCATTTATGAAATTGCAGGGTCTTGCAATAAATATGTGTATGGAAGCTGGGGGAGGAGTTggtcaatatttttttatagaaaaaaatcataGGGTGGTGTTGCTTGATAGGAGATTAGAACAAAAGGCATTGAATTACATAGGCAGTAGAATAGGTCTAGTTTTATCAAGTCTGACTTCCAGGACCCAGTCGGTGTTTATCTTGTCCGCATTGCATGGCTCACAACTGGGTTATTTCTTGTCCCGACACCCACTCCATTTTTATACCTTTCTTTTATTaaggtaaattaaaataagattttataaaaatattaaatagagaTAAGTGTTTTCAAATCGTTTAactaaaaacttataaaaataaagacaaaattagAAAGAGAGATATTTGGATGAACTCGTGTAATTCCATACCCAATATTTTTATTCGAAAATCCATATTGCTTTCaactttcctttatttttctctcttaaaAAGGATGCCTTCCCAACTTGACGGAATGGTTTGTGaacttggaaaaagaaaatgtataacgCTGAACACTACTTGGAGTAACGTTTAGAAGTAGAACTCTTGTTAGACaccaaatttaaactttaacaCCTCGTATCCCTCCCAACGTTAAGGAAAGCCTTATCATCTTTTATCCCTcccaatgttttttttaaaaaaaaaaaccgagTTCCTTGATCATTTCACTCCTCTATAAGCTACATAACGTAATGTAACCCAAATATGACCAAAGGTTCGAAAAACTTGTTATACCTATAATCAATTATGTGTGAGAGTAAACTGCGGTACTGTTGCAAAGCAATTAAACAAAAGAATTTATTCAACTCGTCAGCAACCAGCCAGCGGCCACATTAAAAGCTTGAGGTACATTGACCATTTTGGTTAATACACTCATTATTTAAAAGTAGCGTTCACTAGTTTTAGGATTCAAATCTTAATATCAACCACCACTCTCCTATCCTCATATTACAACCTTTTTGTGTCAAAGAAATATATCCTAATGCATGTTAAACTAGAAAGATATGTTGGCACATGCTTCCACCTACTCCATCTTATGCATTTATTTGTGCTTTAGATGCATCCATACCACCTCATCATCAAAACCAATCTCCACTTGGGTCTACCAATAAATGAAAGGTCTCAATCTATACATACATTGTGTTTACGTAATGGAAATTAACGTTTAAAAAgaatcagaaaataaaatatgtaacaattcaaataaaattaaagtgtaTCTTTTACTTTCCAACTTAATCTCAATGGTTTAACCTTTGTTGTTGAATTTGTGTTAGAATCTTGCCCGTGTAGAGAATCTGGCACATAGGACAACctagaaattgaaataaacgaAAGCCTCCAAAATATCTATAAATTAAGGAAGCTTTGTAGTAGAAGGTATGTTGGCAAACAAGATAGTTGAGGCCAAGTCGTACCAAAACGTTGAAGAATTTAGAAATGGTAAGCCGCCTTAATAGTATAATTTAGCAGAGTTGAAGTTTAGTGAGAGACTTTAGATTAGTGGAATGTGGATAAGGGATTTGGTTTTACTGCTTTCTTGGAACAGAAGTAAGGCTTCTTTCCACAGTGAATCATCCAAGTCCGTAGGTTTGGTGGGGTATTGTGCGAAGAATCTGGTACGTGAATTGTAGTTAAAATCATTGATTAACTCATCAATTGTTTAAGAAAGCACTacgaatctttatttttttttaaaagtcgagTTCTCATTTCCTTTGTAACATGACCAGGTGCACGAATTTAGAAGTCTTCTTTCAACGTAAATAATTGTTTAAGAACTTTGAGGCCCTTAGATTAGATTCTTGTAGAGAAATTTTTGGTGTTGGAAGGGATTATCTATTAGTACAAATTTCTGGTGAAGGAAATCTTGAATACACGAACAGAACTCGAACTGCAAAtaaagaaataggacaaggctccaaagCGTGTATCAAGCcgctatctttaaggttatattcgtcCCCACTTATATTCAATGTGCAAAAGAgtttcaagcaaattaacctcgaggatacaatgaagccaatgactatttgcgttttgcactgacgagaataacTCACTAAGCACTAGTAAtttataacaagaaactcaatttctacaagaaactcaattatttataaaataatataataatattaaaaaaaactgagGAAGGATAGAAAGAATATCAAAGAAAAtcccattcctatttataggaactTTCGTGTCTCTTTATAGAGATATCTTTCAATATGTGtcttttctaaataataatgtctttaaaagacacataattattcatttaatattataactattcaataatattgtttgaatagttataattttgtcAACAATCAAGTGATATGACTCTTGATCAATAATCAAAAGATTtcacttttgattaattacactgtttcatttatagttattagaacactataaatatttggaaatgttccaacaatctccccctTCAAAATATtgtagattttgatattcttggaaatcaatttgcataaatgaaggtatcttacgattgaaccttcacttagtgaaaacatgttaaagttaatcgaaattgcattgtaaactaagctttgaaccagctattccatttgattaatcGAACACATCTCACATAATGATTTCAACATGGGCCAATGCATAGTATCCAAGGACACTATTATGGTCATGTGTCTATGTCCTCTTTTCATAAGTGTTGTTAGAGCCAAGCCCTTGAGCTCTTAGAAGTggccacacttccactcacataggtagatcccatcaagagtgttcccgtaattataacactctaacatatttatgttatgggtccattaagagtacattactcattcttcccttatcattacgggtTTCTAGCATTTTAATCTTAGGATGGCTTTATTTATAATGCTAacagtcacatactaatgatgtactttgtctcattgaactcaagacttgatGTTATACCAAGCGTcgagtcgagtttccatcatgggtaACTCTAATTAATGGGATTGAGTCCCATCCCTTTTGAGGTCTTGTTGACTAcatctctagcaagactttttgtcaaaggatctaccaaattttcacttgacctcacataattaataaCGATCACTCCATCAAAGATTAATTGTCGAACATAgctatgtcttaatccaatgtgtgtaaactttttattatatacttGGTTATATGCCTTTGTTAGAGTAGCCTTTTGTTATATACTTGGTTATAAACTTTTCACTCTATCACAAcggatagaaataggtgaaatttgCTTAGGCCATAGaggtacatcataaagcaaatttcttaaccattctaTTTCTTTAGATGAAACGactaatgcaataaattttgTTACCATGGTGAAATCAATAATGCATGTTTATTTCTTGGAACCTCAAGAAATGACTcctccaccaagaatgaagatccatctactagtagatgcatgatcttccaaacttgtaatccaactagtATCTaaatacccttctaaaactgaaggatatccattataacacaatccatagttaattgtaacatcccgaaatagggcctagttggaacagtggttttgggaccacaaaatcgaggagaaaaaaattatttttattatatttttatggtctacaatttcacggaatgatttcgtgaaaattttgttcaaaaatttcgacgtttgggcactcaatttagtcaaaaggactaaattgtaaaaagtgcaaaacttgagttctagaagctcaaattgttatgaaattttaaattggaggtccttaaatggtaattagaccattggttaaattttggacaaaaaatggacatgagaaaagtgaaataagatatttttaagttaggggcattttggtaaattggtaattaaatggactaaaagacaaaataaaagccaaatttcttgtccatcttctccatatGGCTGAATATGTCATGGAagccatggctagggtttttttcaagcttccaagcttcaTAGTAAGTCCATctttgccccgtttttaatgtactttacatttttgagatcctcgtagctcgatttagcttattctgccattaattcatgttagggtttatatttggaaaaataaccataggtgaaatatgtttatttttatgttttatgatagaatatgaagcttgaaattatgttaaaaaactttttctaggcgattttaagtgaaaacgagtaaaatgacataatcggtaaaaatacctaatgttcataagtaaatgttagagtgggaatttgatgttgctatagaagggaaagatgttcagcatgtcataaaacacaagaataagggatgaagtttagcttctgagctttggggcaaaagtgtaaatatgtaaaagtttaagggtaaaatcgtaatttttccaaagttcgagtcaaggactgttttgatgaacgtgagtaggggtgttcattcggttaaccgaccggttaaccgacccgaaattactataaccgaattaaccgaccttccaaaaattttaacagttaatcaaccgatttttttaaaaaatttaaccgaaccgaaattttttggttaataaGGTCGATTaacgaattaaccgaaaattacgtatttttattttggttaaaattacccaattaccgaattacccgaattacccgaattaaccgaattacccgaattaaccaatTACTGAAAAATACcgaattattcaatttttttatttttattttaaaatttaaaaatttataaattattaaagtaaattgggttttagactttagtaaattgggttgtcttttagttttagttttattggattgggtaattgggtaaactttagttttagttttattgggttggataattgagtttgggtt harbors:
- the LOC105763213 gene encoding NEP1-interacting protein 1; amino-acid sequence: MDFYEYPSRFSLSSLSLFGDFVEKVKYFCNFAVSAILGNIFSAILTFFFALVGTLLGAMTGALIGQETESGFVRGAAVGAISGAVFSIEVFESSLVLWQSDESRIGCLLYLIDVIASLLSGRLVRERIGPAMLSAVQSQMGAAETTFEDVQNIFDIGGSKGLAGDLVEKIPKIIITNNNNVDASGEKISCSVCLQDFQLGETVRSLPQCHHMFHLPCIDKWLVSHGSCPLCRRDL